The window GCTGAGGTCGTCAAGCGGCCGTGGTGGAAGCGGCTGATTCCCCGCACCGGCGCCAAGGTGCGCAAGTCCGGCGACCGTCCTAAAGGGAGCAGACGCGGGAAGTCCAAGGTTGGCGAGGCCTTCCTGGCGACCTTCCGGGCGGTGCGGCGGGTCGCGGCCGTTCTTCTGCTTGTCGCCGGGATCGTCTACGGGGTTTCCGGGCAGTTCAGGGGGTGGGTGAACGAGCGGGCGTTCGCGCTCAAACACCAGGCCGAGAAGATCATCTTCCAGCAGTACGTGCCGGTCTCGCCGGTCGAGGTCACGGCCAACTCGCAACTGCCCGACTACCCCGGCTTCGCGGCCACGGACGGCCTCAAGAACACCTACTGGGCTGCCCCCGGCACCGGCCCCGAGCCCACGCTGGTCCTCCGGTTCGACCGTGAGGTCTCCGTCTCGCGCGCCCTCGTCCGCAACGGATCCGCGGAGGGCTTCCAGAGCAGGCATCGGGCCGAGCGGCTGCACTTCGTCTTCAACACCGGGCGCACCGCGGACGTGACGCTCAAGGACCACCCCGACCCGCAGGAGATCGACATCGCCAACGGAGACGGCGCCACCAGCGTGGAGATCCACGTGGTCTCGCTGTTCCGCTCGGTCAAGGGGACAGACCTGGCGGTGAGCGAGATCGAACTCTTCCAGAAAGATTAGTCAAGCTACTTGACTACTTCGCGAGGAACGCCTACCTTGATCCGTATCCCCACGGAGAAGAGGTCTCTTGACGTTCGTCAGTCACACGATCGACACCGCGCCCGACAAGGCGCGGCCCATCATCGAAGCCACCACCCGCAAGTTCGGCTACGTGCCCGAGCCGGTCGCACGCATGGCCGAGTCACCCGAGTTGCTGAGCACGTTCCTCGCGGGCGTGGCGGTGTTCGACCGCTCGACGCTGACCGAGGTCGAGCGGGAGGTCGTCGTCATGACGATGGCCACCCGGGTCGAGTGCCACTACTGCGTCGCCATGCACACCCCGAAGCTGCCCGGTGACGTCGCCGAGCCGCTGCGCTCAGGCAAGCCGCTCGACGACGCCCGCCTGGAAGTGTTGCGGCAGTTCACCACCGCGGTCTTGGCGACCAGCGGTGGAGTGTCCGAAGAGGACTTGGCGGCTTTCCTGGCCTCCGGCTTCACCCACCGCAACGCGCTGGACGTCGTGCTCGGCGTCGGCACCTACACCTTGTCCACCTTCGCGAACCGCCTCACCGACGCGCCGCTCGACGCGGAGTTCGAGCCATACCGGTGGGATCCTCACCACACGGGGCGCAGCGCCACCGGCTGACCGGACTCCGCGACGATCGCCCGAAGATCCGCGCGCAGACGGTGGACCTGGTCGGCTCCGATCAGGTCCACCCAGCGCCGCTCGATCTCCGTCCACACCGCCACGACCCGCTCGACGCACGCCCATCCGCGCGGCGCGAGCACGACCATCCGGCTGCGCCCATCGGTCGGATGCGGTCTGCGCTCGACGTATCCGCGCTGCTCTAGCTCGTCCACGAGCTGCACCGCCGCCTGCTTCGTCACCCCGAGGTGCTGCCCCAGTTCGACGGCCGTCGCGCCCTCGCGGTGCGACAGGTACTGGAAGACGAACCCGTGCGCGGGCCGCACATCCCCGAATCCCTCGGCGGCCAGGTGCTCGTGCACCTCGTCCATGACCGATCGGAACGCCATCGCCAGCAGTGCGGGGATCTCGGCGGCCATGGACCCTCCTCTGGTCAACTCGCTTTACTTTAGGCGCACCCCACAGATACTGGGCGCATGGGCAAAACATACGAGCGGATCGACGGCAGGCTGCGGGACTTCATCGAGCGGCAGCCGCTCTTCTTCATCGCCACCGCACCGCTCAGCGAGGACGGCCACGTCAACCTCTCGCCCAAAGGCCGCGCTGGTACCTCCGCGCTCCTCGACGACCGCACGTTCGCCTACGTCGACTTCGGCGGCAGCGGCGCCGAGACCATCGCGCACCTGCGGGAGAACGGGCGCGTCACGGTGATGTGGTGCGCCTTCGAGGGCCCGCCCAACATCGTGCGCATCCACGGCCGCGGCGAGCCCGTCTTCCGCGACGACCCGCGCTGGCCGGAGCTCATCGCCAAGATCCCCGAGGGGAAGAAGCCCTCGGCGCGCGCGATCATCGTGGTCACCGCCGACCGGATCAGTGACACGTGCGGCTACGCCGTTCCCCTCATGGATTACCAGGGCGACCGCACGCTGCACGAGGAGTTCTTCGGCCGCAAGACCGATGCCGAGTTCGCCGCCTACTGCGAGTCCAAGGACTACGTCGGCACCAGCCTCGACGGGCTGCCCGCTCTCCCGCTGCCGCTGCCTCAGGCTCCGTAGGCGAACACGGGGTAGTGGTCGGAGTAGTCGTTGTAGCTGTAGGTCGTGAACCACGACGTCACCTTCCACGTCGGACTCTTGACCGCCCGCGTGTCGTTGATCAAGTCGCCGCCGGGGTGGCCGTTGATCGACAGCACGTAGTCGAGATGCTCGGGCGCCGCGTTGCCGTACTGGCCCTTGCAGACGCTGTTGGTCACGCAGTCCCACGAGTACCGGTGGCCGGTCAGCCGTGGCGCCCGGGCGTTCAGTGACGTGAGCATCTGGCCGTACTCGGCGCTTTCCCCGATGACGTTCAGGTCGCCCGCGACGTACACCGGTTCGGTCGCCGGGATGGCCTGCCGGTCGAGGAAGGCGCGGATCTCGGCGCGCTGCGAGGTGCGAACGGACCCCGGTGAGACCGAGCAGCTGCCGTCCTCGGCCTGTGCGTGCACGCCGACCACGTGGATCGGACCCGAAGGCGAGCTGAGCCGGACGTAGGCGAAGCCCTTGTTCGACATCGGCTCCGCGCCGCAGCGCTGGGTGAAGACGTGCTGCACCTTGCGGGTGATCGGCCACCGGCTGATCACCGCGGTCCCGCCGTCCTCCGGCGTGTAGTCCGAGTAGCCGCCGAGCGTGGCGTCCCAGCCGGACCGGGACCGGCCGACGACCGGCGTCTGGTGCGGGTAGGTGTCGGACAAGTTGCGCAGGAGCCGGTCGCCCGCCTCGTTGTCGAACACCTCGTTCAGCACGACGATGTCCTGCCCGGCCAGCACGTTCTGCTGGTCGATCAGGTCGGCCCTGGTCACCTGGCCCCAGTTCGGGTACAGGTTCCGCGAGAGCATGAAGACGTTGTAGCTCGCGATCTTCGGTGCCGTGGGCGCGGCCTGTGCGGGCGCGGCGGTGAGGCCGAGCCCAGCGACGAGCAGTGACGTGAATAACATTTGCGTTCGCATGGGAGGGATTGTGCGGCCTCTGCGTGCCCCGGGCAAGGAAAAACATTCACCTTTGTTCGGCGTTCACCCGGGCAGCACCGAGTTGTCGCCACCTGACCACCACACCGATCATGACGATGAGCGTCAGCCCGCCGATGAGGTACGGGTCCTTGGTCGCGCCGCCGAGATGCAGGTCCATCGCGTGGTTCAGCGTGTGGACGAGGTTGGCCGCGGCGAAGCCCGTCAGGACGACCAGGATCGAATCGCGCCAGATCAGCGCCGCCACCAGCCCGACCGCGATGCCGAAGTGGAACGCGCCGAGGTCGTGGAGGAAGTGCTCGTGGTTCGGGAAGCCCACGTAGTCGGCGAACGCCTGCGGCCACACCCACATCCACACCGCGAACCCCGCCGCGTAGAGGGCGCTCAGCGCCACGATCGCCTTGGTCACCACTGTGCTGGTGTTGCCGCTCATGAGTCCCACCCTGGTTCGTTCCGGCTTGTCTCGCCATCGGACGAGACAGCGCCTCAGGATGTGACATCACCCCCGGCCGACGAACTCCGCCGGACTCACCGTGTTGATCACCACGAGCAGCGGGCGCTCGGCCGAGATCGGGGTGCCGTCGACACTGGCGACGACCTGCCGCTGCCCGATGGCCGCCTTCGGGAACACCAGCAGCTGCACCGTGAACCGCCCGTTCACGTCCGGGGTGGCTTTCGCCTCGCCGACCGCGTTGGAGAAGCGCACTGTGACCGGTTTGCCTGGTGGGAACCCGATTCCCGTGGCCATCGCGACCCGACCCGGTGCCAGCACGGCCGGGTTCACGTCCAGGGCGGGCTGGATCGCGCTGCCGCGCACCGCGACCAGGTGCGGGCCGCCGGGGGCGGTCGAGGTGAACCGGAGCACCGCCGTGCGGACCTCCGGCGCGCCGGGCACGGCCGGGCCCCGCGGTGAGAACCGGACTTGGGCGACACAGGTGGCCGCAGGTGCCAGGGTGGCCCCGACGCAGCCGTCCACTGTGTAGTCACCGCTGACGGTCGGGGCGTCGATGGTCGCCGCTGTCACCGTCATGGGAGACCCACCGCCGTTGCGGATGGTCAGGGGGATCGGTGCGCCTTCGGAGAGCATCAGGCGGGCGCCGAAGTCGACCGGGTCGGGGGTGGCGGCGAACACCGCGTCCGAGGGGATCACGATTTCCGGTGTTCCGGTGCCGCGCAGGTCGACTGTGTATGTGCGGCCGCCGCGCACCTGGAGGACCAGTTTCGCCGTGTACGTACGGGCCTCGGTGGGGGAGAAGCGTACGGACACCAGGCAAGTCCCGGTCGTGTGCAGGACCTCGCAGGTGTTGGCGCCGATGGTGAAGGCGTCATCGCCGGTGATCGACGCCTCCTCCACCACAAGTGGGCCGAAGCCGACGTGGCGCAGTTCGGCGCTGCGGCTCAGGGTGGTGCCGATGGTGACCGTGCCGAAGGAGACCGGTTCGCCCGCCAAGGCTGGTTCGAAGGTGTGGACGTAGGAATCGATGTAGTCATCCGAGTCGTCGTCGGCGAGGTCGCTCGCGTAGGAGTCGAACGCGACCCGGCCGACGTCGGACACCGAGGGCGGGGCGGAGAAGTACGACGGGGTGCTGTCGCCAGGGCAGCGGGGGCCGCCGTCCGGGCAGTCGGTGTCGCGGGGCACCGACGCCAGCGCCGCGGGCAGCATGGGCAGGCCCGCGGCGGCGCGGTCACCGTCGACGACCAGGTCGCGAACGACCACGTGGCACCGGGTCCGGTCTTCGCGGTCGCCGTCGTCGATCGGGGGAGGAGCCATGGTGCCGACGTCGCCGGGGACGAGGCAGCTGTAGTCGGTGGGCTCGCCGATGTCGAGGTCGTCGTGCACCAGGAACGCGTCGGTCACGAACGCCAGGTACCGCCCGCTCGCCGACAACGCGGGCAGGGCGCCGTTCACCGGGTCGCCGAAGATGTTGCGGGAGACGATGCCGGACTGGTTGGTGCCAGGGCGAACCACGTACACGTTGGGCTGCCCGGTGGTGCGGGATGCGACGAACGCGACCACGGAGCCGTCCCCCGAGATCGAGGGCGCGCGCATCCGGATCCCGTCGTCGGGGTTGACCGGGGTGCCGTCGGCTTCGAAGTCGACCCGCTGGTTCGTGTCCTTCCCGACTTCGGTGCGGATCACCACGTAGGGGTCGGTTTCGTCGTTGTCGATCCGGGCGACAGAGACGATGAACCGGCCGTCGGCGGACACGCGGGCCTCGTCGAAGCTGCGCAGCGTCGCCTCGCCGAGGTCGTCGGACACCGTCTCGCGGGTGGCCGGGCTGCCGATGGTGCCCACGGCGTTGCGCAGCAGGGCCGTGGTGAGGCGCCAGGTCGACCCGGACGTGCCGGGGAACTCGCCCCACACGATCCGGCTCGCGTCGCCCGAGAGGTGTGGGTCGCGGTAGTTCTCCAGCCTGGTCGGCGGGGAGGGAGCGGTGATCAGGTGGTAGCGGTAGTTCATCGAGCCGTCGGGCCTGCGCTCGTCGAAGACCCCGTTCGGGGCCCGGTCGCACAGCACGATGTCCTTGTGGTCGTACAGGTCCTCCTTGACCAGGTTCGTCGCGTCGGTCATGAATGCGACGAAGCGGCCGTCCGCCGAGATCGTCGGTTCGTAGCTGTCGCCGTCGGTGGGGAACTCGACGGCCTGCTGGTTGAGGTTCAGCAGGCGAGCTCCGGTCAGCCCCGGCGGCGGGTCGGTCGTCGGCGGTGACGGCGGGCTGGACTGGCCTCGACTGATCAGCACGGTCCGGCCGCGGGCAAGGTCGCGGACGTAGACGTTCTCCGTCTGCGCCGTCGCGACTCCGTCGAGCACGGACCGGCTGACGAACGCGACCGCGGTCCCGTCCTGCGACATCTCCTGGTCGTATCCGCCGGTCGGCGAGACCGTTCCGTCGTTCTTGACCGACACCAGGGTCGTCGAGCCCGGCGCGACGTCGGCGGTCGCTGAGGGCAGCGGACCGCTGTGCACGAGCAGGGCGCCGAGGCTCGCGACCAGCACGATCGCCACGGCGCGTCGGGCGGCGGAGACGGGCACGGGTGGACCTCCGCTCAGGCGGACTTGTGCTGCTCAGCCTAGGAAAACGCGCCCCGCGCCCGGCCCCGGCGCACGGGTGGCCATCGGGTCGCCATGATCCGCCCGATGGGGCGGATCTCGCTGCCCGGGCAGGCTCCCGTTCGCAAGCTGCGACCCCGGTCCGCCGCCGGCCACACTTCGGGCCATGGGAGCTACGACCTCGCTTGCCGGGAAGGAACTGTCCGTGACCCCGGGGGCCACGGTCACCTCCACGGTGCAGATCCGCAACTCGGGAACACTCGTCGATCAGTTCACTGTGGACGTCGTCGGCGACGCCGTCGAGTGGACGACAGTGGAGCCGAGCATCATCAACCTGATGCCCGGCACCGAGGGGCAGGTCACCGTGACCTTCGCCCCGCCAAGGGATTCGACCGTGCTCGCGGGCATCGTCCCCTTCGGCATCCGGGTGCTCTCGCGCGAGGAACCCGCCGCCTCGATGGTCGAGGAAGGCGCGATCCAGGTCGAGCCGTTCACCGACCTGCAGATCGAGCTGATCCCCAAGACGTCCAAGGGCCGGCGCAAGGCCAAGCACGAGCTGATCGTCGACAACGCGGGCAACTGCCCGATGGCCGTCGAGCTGACCGCCATGGACCCCGACGACGAACTCAAGCTCGACATCGACCACCCGATCCTGACGATCCAGCCCGGAACCTCGGCGTTCCTGCGGCTGCGGGCCCGCCCACACGACACGTTCCTGCGCGGCGCGGAGAAGCGGCACCCGTTCCAGGTGACCGCGCTGACGGGCGAGGCCGCGCCGGTCACCGCCAACGGAACCGTGGTGCAGCAGCAGATCCTGCCCAAGTGGCTGCTGCCCGCGCTGCTGGCTCTGCTGGCGCTGGCGATCATCGCGGTGACGCTCTGGTTCACCGTGCTGAAGCCGACGCTGCAGTCGGCGGCCCGCGACACCGCCGAGCAGGTGGTGAAGGCCGAGCAGCAGAAGCTCACCGACAAGGCCGACAAGGCCGAGGAGAAGGCCGCGGCCGCGGAACAGAAAGCGGCCGCCGCGGAGAAGAAGGTCGCCGACGGCGTGCTCGCGGGCGCGGGCGGCGGACCACCGGCGGTCACCGCGCCGGGCGGGGCGGACGTGTCCAAGGGGCAGGCGTTCGACTTCCGCGTCGTCACCGACCCGGTGGCGACCGCGGACGGCACCGACTTCGCCACCTTCACCGCGCCCGCGCCGGTCCCCGACGGCAAGACCCTGGTCATCACCGACCTGGTGCTGCAGAACCCGCGCGGCGACTCGGGCACCCTGCGGATCCTGCGCGGCGACGAGGTCCTGCTCGAATTCGGCCTCAACAACTTCCGCGACGTCGACTACCACTACCTGGAACCCTTGACTTTCCCCCCAGGCAAGGAACTCCGCGTCGCGGTCAACTGCCAGCTCCCCGGCG is drawn from Actinokineospora alba and contains these coding sequences:
- a CDS encoding discoidin domain-containing protein, coding for MPSLAAGAASPPALPDAAKSSAMAPSGPKLPAAPGAATPSAATPPALPTAAKPSAIALPAPKAPAVATAAPTLPTAVKAAPPDPVSLELPKPSTNGDSEAAGNLVVPVTPGGPQPDAVLPQEIKKAPPPKKRPPTRKLKPGDLICGDCGEGNAETRKFCSRCGTSLAEAEVVKRPWWKRLIPRTGAKVRKSGDRPKGSRRGKSKVGEAFLATFRAVRRVAAVLLLVAGIVYGVSGQFRGWVNERAFALKHQAEKIIFQQYVPVSPVEVTANSQLPDYPGFAATDGLKNTYWAAPGTGPEPTLVLRFDREVSVSRALVRNGSAEGFQSRHRAERLHFVFNTGRTADVTLKDHPDPQEIDIANGDGATSVEIHVVSLFRSVKGTDLAVSEIELFQKD
- a CDS encoding carboxymuconolactone decarboxylase family protein is translated as MTFVSHTIDTAPDKARPIIEATTRKFGYVPEPVARMAESPELLSTFLAGVAVFDRSTLTEVEREVVVMTMATRVECHYCVAMHTPKLPGDVAEPLRSGKPLDDARLEVLRQFTTAVLATSGGVSEEDLAAFLASGFTHRNALDVVLGVGTYTLSTFANRLTDAPLDAEFEPYRWDPHHTGRSATG
- a CDS encoding MarR family winged helix-turn-helix transcriptional regulator — translated: MAAEIPALLAMAFRSVMDEVHEHLAAEGFGDVRPAHGFVFQYLSHREGATAVELGQHLGVTKQAAVQLVDELEQRGYVERRPHPTDGRSRMVVLAPRGWACVERVVAVWTEIERRWVDLIGADQVHRLRADLRAIVAESGQPVALRPVW
- a CDS encoding pyridoxamine 5'-phosphate oxidase family protein, with the translated sequence MGKTYERIDGRLRDFIERQPLFFIATAPLSEDGHVNLSPKGRAGTSALLDDRTFAYVDFGGSGAETIAHLRENGRVTVMWCAFEGPPNIVRIHGRGEPVFRDDPRWPELIAKIPEGKKPSARAIIVVTADRISDTCGYAVPLMDYQGDRTLHEEFFGRKTDAEFAAYCESKDYVGTSLDGLPALPLPLPQAP
- the sph gene encoding sphingomyelin phosphodiesterase is translated as MRTQMLFTSLLVAGLGLTAAPAQAAPTAPKIASYNVFMLSRNLYPNWGQVTRADLIDQQNVLAGQDIVVLNEVFDNEAGDRLLRNLSDTYPHQTPVVGRSRSGWDATLGGYSDYTPEDGGTAVISRWPITRKVQHVFTQRCGAEPMSNKGFAYVRLSSPSGPIHVVGVHAQAEDGSCSVSPGSVRTSQRAEIRAFLDRQAIPATEPVYVAGDLNVIGESAEYGQMLTSLNARAPRLTGHRYSWDCVTNSVCKGQYGNAAPEHLDYVLSINGHPGGDLINDTRAVKSPTWKVTSWFTTYSYNDYSDHYPVFAYGA
- a CDS encoding choice-of-anchor D domain-containing protein, whose amino-acid sequence is MPVSAARRAVAIVLVASLGALLVHSGPLPSATADVAPGSTTLVSVKNDGTVSPTGGYDQEMSQDGTAVAFVSRSVLDGVATAQTENVYVRDLARGRTVLISRGQSSPPSPPTTDPPPGLTGARLLNLNQQAVEFPTDGDSYEPTISADGRFVAFMTDATNLVKEDLYDHKDIVLCDRAPNGVFDERRPDGSMNYRYHLITAPSPPTRLENYRDPHLSGDASRIVWGEFPGTSGSTWRLTTALLRNAVGTIGSPATRETVSDDLGEATLRSFDEARVSADGRFIVSVARIDNDETDPYVVIRTEVGKDTNQRVDFEADGTPVNPDDGIRMRAPSISGDGSVVAFVASRTTGQPNVYVVRPGTNQSGIVSRNIFGDPVNGALPALSASGRYLAFVTDAFLVHDDLDIGEPTDYSCLVPGDVGTMAPPPIDDGDREDRTRCHVVVRDLVVDGDRAAAGLPMLPAALASVPRDTDCPDGGPRCPGDSTPSYFSAPPSVSDVGRVAFDSYASDLADDDSDDYIDSYVHTFEPALAGEPVSFGTVTIGTTLSRSAELRHVGFGPLVVEEASITGDDAFTIGANTCEVLHTTGTCLVSVRFSPTEARTYTAKLVLQVRGGRTYTVDLRGTGTPEIVIPSDAVFAATPDPVDFGARLMLSEGAPIPLTIRNGGGSPMTVTAATIDAPTVSGDYTVDGCVGATLAPAATCVAQVRFSPRGPAVPGAPEVRTAVLRFTSTAPGGPHLVAVRGSAIQPALDVNPAVLAPGRVAMATGIGFPPGKPVTVRFSNAVGEAKATPDVNGRFTVQLLVFPKAAIGQRQVVASVDGTPISAERPLLVVINTVSPAEFVGRG
- a CDS encoding COG1470 family protein; the protein is MGATTSLAGKELSVTPGATVTSTVQIRNSGTLVDQFTVDVVGDAVEWTTVEPSIINLMPGTEGQVTVTFAPPRDSTVLAGIVPFGIRVLSREEPAASMVEEGAIQVEPFTDLQIELIPKTSKGRRKAKHELIVDNAGNCPMAVELTAMDPDDELKLDIDHPILTIQPGTSAFLRLRARPHDTFLRGAEKRHPFQVTALTGEAAPVTANGTVVQQQILPKWLLPALLALLALAIIAVTLWFTVLKPTLQSAARDTAEQVVKAEQQKLTDKADKAEEKAAAAEQKAAAAEKKVADGVLAGAGGGPPAVTAPGGADVSKGQAFDFRVVTDPVATADGTDFATFTAPAPVPDGKTLVITDLVLQNPRGDSGTLRILRGDEVLLEFGLNNFRDVDYHYLEPLTFPPGKELRVAVNCQLPGAPEPPTGRCRPSVSFSGRLAG